One Peromyscus leucopus breed LL Stock chromosome 6, UCI_PerLeu_2.1, whole genome shotgun sequence genomic region harbors:
- the Psmb4 gene encoding proteasome subunit beta type-4, whose amino-acid sequence MEAFWESRAGHWAGGPAPGQFYRVPSTPCALMDPASALCQGPITRTQNPMVTGTSVLGVKFDGGVVIAADMLGSYGSLARFRNISRIMRVNDSTMLGASGDYADFQYLKQVLGQMVIDEELLGDGHSYSPRAIHSWLTRAMYSRRSKMNPLWNTMVIGGYADGESFLGYVDMLGVAYEAPSLATGYGAYLAQPLLREVLEKQPVLSQTEARELVERCMRVLYYRDARSYNRFQIATITEKGVEIEGPLSAETNWDIAHMISGFE is encoded by the exons ATGGAAGCGTTTTGGGAGTCACGGGCTGGCCACTGGGCCGGGGGTCCTGCTCCGGGGCAGTTTTACCGGGTCCCGTCCACTCCCTGCGCCCTCATGGATCCGGCGTCCGCGCTTTGCCAGGGTCCCATCACCCGGACCCA GAACCCCATGGTGACTGGGACGTCGGTCCTCGGGGTGAAGTTCGACGGCGGAGTGGTTATTGCTGCAGACATGCTGGGCTCCTACGGCTCCCTGGCTCGTTTCCGCAACATCTCTCGTATTATGCGAGTCAACGACAGCACCATGCTGGGGGCTTCGGGAGACTACGCTGACTTCCAGTATCTGAAGCAAGTTCTCGGCCAGATGGT GATTGATGAAGAGCTCTTGGGAGATGGACACAGCTATAGCCCTAGAGCTATTCACTCATGGTTGACAAGGGCCATGTACAGCCGCCGCTCCAAGATGAATCCTCTGTGGAACACCATGGTCATTGGAGGCTATGCTGATGGAGAAAG CTTCCTTGGTTATGTGGACATGCTTGGTGTAGCTTATGAAGCCCCGTCACTAGCCACTGGTTATGGTGCGTACTTGGCTCAG CCTCTACTTCGAGAAGTTCTAGAGAAACAACCAGTGCTGAGTCAGACTGAGGCCCGAGAGCTTGTAGAACGCTGCATGCGAGTGCTGTACTACAGAGATGCCCGTTCATACAACCGG tttcaaaTTGCCACCATAACTGAAAAAGGTGTCGAGATAGAAGGGCCACTCTCAGCAGAGACCAACTGGGATATTGCCCACATGATCAG tggCTTTGAATGA